The Neofelis nebulosa isolate mNeoNeb1 chromosome X, mNeoNeb1.pri, whole genome shotgun sequence genome has a segment encoding these proteins:
- the LOC131502260 gene encoding transcription factor SPT20 homolog, with product MQQALERALDRAEYVIASAQQRPPKRKGSASGGASLDEKLYDLYVEECGKEPEATEELRSNVNLLEKLLRRESLPCLVVNLYPGKEGYSLMLEGENGSYSETIRLPYEEGELLEYLDAEQLPPALVDLLEKSQVNFFHSGCVIAQVRDYRQCSREPPGYASRHVLLRPTMQTLACDVQSMSSDDQTWTQEDRLLLESQLILATAEPLCLDPSVSVACTANRLLYNKQKMNTGPMKRSFKRYSAPSLNRQQELSHRPPPPELRVWASCKKSRERQAGPQHDLKISKAGNCVDMWKQRPCDLAVPSGVDVQKYARGKKSARYDGSPPTAWPAHKVEGDSVLGCEAGGESQTAQLTSMQPPDDPPLSGRRRPRKEARREGQGSPPHSSTDDHPDSVRPGSKTDAGTEAIRSAVLVQRKAKCPAAASHGSSGSASLSQPPPGKETAQPETVSVWSSVLGKGVSHPPLRFRLSWSSGGTRSGNSFTPVEASGFFKSPAPAPAPAPQPPSLSQNSSVDVNRVSMFPAAALSSSSSPQGTLAPPVTANSQQSSAGATRGSPLPAATPSTAGSSQTTLAPPVTANSQQSPVRVIRVSPLPAATPSTAGSSQTTLAPPVTASSQKPSAKQVTQVSMLPAATLSTTGSSQTTLAPPVTARSQKPSAKQVTQVSMLAAATLSTTGSSLTTLTPPVTASSQKPSAKQVTQVSILPAAILSTTGSSLTTLAPLVTANSQQSPVRVIRVSMLPAATPSTAGSSQTALAPPVTASSQKPSAKQVTQVSMLPAAILSTTGSSQRSLATQVTACSPGPNIIQLAGPVCGAQALARGSSPGQGSTAGATDPAGIQPGSLPSGARPPNAVRTAAQAASPVRVQFFLKNASGLKPVTLLELPQGLPPLNAQQQPEQRLYQLIPQEQLQQASASGPWQPVPRGPGARGPAPPDTASPAQQAVVLNRRGRGRDQGQGSLLQPQAAVLSLLGCAAENQGRAGPSGPRHTLQLSPASQPWPQQQAQQHRILQHLVAVTTVATQTAQPSWDQRAASQSEGKRNRGPPSPPRS from the coding sequence ATGCAGCAGGCTTTAGAACGAGCTCTGGACCGTGCGGAGTATGTCATTGCCAGTGCCCAGCAGAGGCCTCCTAAAAGGAAAGGCTCAGCGAGTGGGGGAGCATCTCTGGATGAAAAACTTTATGACCTATATGTGGAAGAATGCGGGAAAGAGCCTGAGGCTACGGAGGAATTAAGAAGCAACGTGAACTTGTTGGAGAAGCTCCTGAGGAGAGAGTCGTTGCCGTGCTTAGTGGTCAACCTATACCCAGGAAAGGAGGGATATTCGCTGATGCTCGAGGGCGAAAATGGATCCTATTCGGAGACCATTCGACTGCCTTATGAAGAAGGGGAGTTGCTCGAATACTTGGATGCTGAACAATTACCTCCTGCTCTGGTGGATCTCCTGGAAAAATCTCAGGTTAACTTTTTTCACTCTGGGTGTGTCATAGCCCAGGTACGGGACTACAGGCAGTGCAGTCGGGAACCTCCCGGCTACGCAAGCAGGCATGTTCTCCTGCGGCCAACGATGCAGACGTTAGCCTGCGACGTGCAGTCCATGAGCAGCGATGACCAGACCTGGACCCAGGAAGACAGGCTTTTGCTGGAGAGCCAGCTGATCTTAGCTACGGCCGAACCGCTGTGTCTTGATCCTTCTGTATCAGTAGCCTGCACTGCAAACAGGCTGCTCTATAACAAGCAAAAGATGAACACTGGCCCCATGAAAAGGAGCTTCAAGAGGTATTCTGCACCCTCCCTGAACCGGCAGCAGGAGCTGTCTCATCGTCCACCTCCTCCTGAGCTGAGAGTATGGGCCTCTtgcaagaaaagcagagaaaggcaAGCAGGTCCGCAGCACGACCTCAAAATTTCTAAAGCGGGGAACTGCGTCGATATGTGGAAACAGAGACCCTGTGACTTGGCCGTACCTTCTGGAGTGGACGTGCAGAAATACGCCAGAGGGAAGAAGTCCGCCAGATACGATGGCTCGCCACCGACGGCCTGGCCAGCCCACAAGGTAGAAGGTGATTCCGTATTGGGCTGTGAAGCTGGCGGCGAGTCTCAGACAGCGCAGCTGACTTCCATGCAGCCGCCGGATGACCCACCTTTGTCTGGAAGAAGAAGGCCCCGCAAAGAAGCCAGACGTGAGGGACAGGGGTCTCCTCCGCACTCCTCCACAGACGACCATCCAGACAGTGTCCGGCCTGGCTCAAAGACGGATGCTGGGACGGAAGCCATTCGGTCAGCTGTCTTGGTCCAGCGCAAGGCCAAGTGTCCCGCCGCCGCGTCACACGGCTCCAGTGGCTCAGCCAGCCTCAGCCAGCCGCCTCCCGGGAAAGAAACAGCACAGCCTGAGACGGTGTCGGTTTGGTCTTCAGTCCTGGGGAAGGGAGTCAGCCATCCACCTCTACGCTTCAGACTTTCCTGGAGCTCAGGAGGGACTCGGTCAGGCAACAGTTTCACCCCAGTGGAGGCAAGCGGCTTCTTTAAATCTccagctcctgctcctgctcctgctcctcagCCCCCGAGTCTTTCCCAGAATTCATCTGTGGACGTGAATCGAGTGAGCATGTTTCCCGCAGCCGCCCTGTCCAGCAGCAGCTCGCCACAAGGAACCCTGGCCCCCCCGGTCACGGCCAACTCCCAGCAGTCCTCTGCGGGAGCGACTCGAGGTAGCCCGCTTCCTGCGGCCACACCGTCCACCGCCGGCTCATCACAGACAACCCTGGCCCCCCCGGTCACAGCCAACTCCCAGCAATCCCCTGTGAGAGTGATTCGAGTTAGCCCGCTTCCTGCAGCCACACCGTCCACCGCCGGCTCATCACAGACAACCCTGGCCCCCCCGGTCACGGCCAGCTCCCAGAAGCCCTCTGCGAAACAGGTGACTCAAGTTAGCATGCTTCCCGCGGCCACCCTCTCCACTACCGGCTCATCACAGACAACCCTGGCCCCCCCGGTCACGGCCAGGTCCCAGAAACCCTCTGCGAAACAGGTGACTCAAGTTAGCATGCTTGCCGCGGCCACCCTCTCCACTACCGGCTCATCACTGACAACCCTGACCCCCCCGGTCACGGCCAGCTCCCAGAAACCCTCTGCGAAACAGGTGACTCAAGTTAGCATACTTCCCGCGGCCATCCTCTCCACTACCGGCTCATCACTGACAACCCTGGCCCCCCTGGTCACGGCCAACTCCCAGCAATCCCCTGTCAGAGTGATTCGAGTTAGCATGCTTCCTGCAGCCACACCGTCCACCGCCGGCTCATCACAGACAGCCCTGGCCCCCCCGGTCACGGCCAGCTCCCAGAAGCCCTCTGCGAAACAGGTGACTCAAGTTAGCATGCTTCCCGCGGCCATCCTCTCCACTACCGGCTCATCACAAAGAAGCCTGGCCACCCAGGTCACGGCCTGCTCCCCTGGCCCCAACATCATCCAGCTGGCGGGCCCGGTCTGTGGAGCCCAGGCTTTGGCGAGGGGTTCCAGCCCCGGGCAGGGCTCTACCGCTGGGGCCACAGATCCTGCGGGAATCCAGCCCGGCAGCCTGCCCTCGGGAGCTCGGCCACCAAATGCAGTGCGCACTGCAGCACAGGCCGCGTCTCCAGTCCGcgttcagttttttttaaaaaatgcttcaggCCTCAAGCCGGTGACTCTGCTGGAGCTTCCGCAAGGTTTGCCCCCTTTGAACGCCCAACAGCAGCCAGAGCAGCGGCTCTATCAGTTGATTCCACAGGAACAACTTCAGCAAGCCTCCGCTTCTGGTCCTTGGCAGCCAGTGCCACGGGGTCCCGGTGCCCGAGGCCCAGCCCCTCCAGACACGGCCTCACCTGCTCAGCAAGCCGTTGTCCTGAACCGCCGGGGACGGGGACGGGATCAGGGACAGGGGAGTTTGCTGCAGCCCCAGGCAGCTGTGTTGTCTCTGCTTGGCTGTGCTGCAGAGAACCAGGGAAGAGCCGGGCCGAGCGGCCCTCGGCACACGCTGCAGCTGTCCCCTGCCTCGCAGCCGTGGCCACAGCAGCAGGCGCAACAGCATAGAATCTTGCAGCACCTGGTGGCCGTGACAACAGTAGCCACCCAGACGGCTCAGCCTTCTTGGGACCAGCGGGCCGCAAGCCAGTCCGAAGGTAAAAGGAACAGAGGCCCGCCTTCCCCTCCCAGATCCTGA